The segment TAGTTCTATCTTTATTTCACTGAGTTTTATGTATCtatttttccatccattttcttaggACTGCGTACTTCTCAACATTTGTCGCGTATCCGCTTTGCGGATGTTTTTgctaatttttgtttttattcggAATTAACTTCGGTTTATCTCAAAAATGTACAAAGGTTTGTTTAAATGTTGATTCTTCGGCTCCACaacttctttaatttttttcgtCTTCGTCATTCTGCTGTGGCTCCGTGATGCAATTCAGCTGCGTGTTTGCAGAAAACCAGGTTTTAATAACATATTTGAGTTTTTtgtgtctgcttttatttttgtaaatgtacGGAAGTGGTCCTACAACGATGCTTTTACTTCGACAGGTGACCGGAAGCGGCTGCACGAGCGCCTCTAGCTTGCTGCGGGTGCTTTCTGTTCCCCGGGGGCAGAGTGTTTTCAACGGGACTCGAACAACTATTTACCGGACTAACGATGGCCGTCTGACCGGGACCGGAGCCTTTCGTTgagtttttatttcagaaaaacCGTTGAAGAAACATTTCCAGATAGATTTGAGAGTTTTTCTCAGTTTTTATGTCCAGAAATCGGGATGCAGCCGCCGCCAAGAAAGGTGAGTTTTAGCCGCTGAAGCTAGCAGCGGCTCCGCTCAGCTCCGCTTTGTTGCTCCGGAGCACAAGTTCACCTCCATCCCCGGGTTAACGTCTCTATGACCGCTGGTCCACAACTTTACTCACTTCCtagtgagttttttttttttttaaaaacagtgaaaaggaaaagtttgaaaaaagtCCCTCATGCGGTATTTTGTGGAGGATAATCCCCGTTCCGTTCGGTCTGATGGAGACTCGGTTCCGTTAAAGACGTCATCATCCGGTCAGAGGCATCTTTTTCTTCAGCAGCTCGTCTGAAACAACTTTAATGACAATAAACTTTAAATGACAATAAactttaaatgataataaactTTAAATGATATTAAACTTCTCTGAAGTCCCGTTAAACGTTAACCGTCCCCGTCATTATGAGATCTTTATGGATTCTAACGGGACGgacttctgtctgtttgtcttcacCGATTTAAAAGTGTGTCCACGTTTATACCAATAAACATTAAGTTCGTTTATATTCCTTCATTTTATCactttttcagctgttttattgttaaattaGACAGTTTCTTAACGCTGTCTGGTAAACACGACCAGGAAGGGAAAAACAAGCCGAGTGGAGTTGAAGTTAAAAGATTCcaccagaaataaaatcatttaagcttcaaaaagtttcatataaaaagaaaaaaattaattcaacataAAAACCCCATTCAGTTTCGGTTCAAAGTTTAAAACTCAACCTTTATTATTAGTCCCCACCGTGGGACTAGtaataaaggtttatcttatcttaaacaTGTAGTTTTGTTCTGTCAGGTCTAAATGTAacaatgaaatctgattttaaatcaGTAACTTCATAAATGTAACGAGATAATAATTATATCACATGTATTCCATCAACTGTCACTCTGTCAGCTTTCTGAAGATGACATCAGGTTTATTGATTAGCATCAATTAGTGATCAGCTGTAGCAACAAATACAGGAGACAAACTAAAGGAGGCGTTACATCTGAACGTTTTTACCCGTATTGATCAGAATTTGTCTTTATTGATTCCATCAGGTTCTGATGGTCCAGTCTAGTGACCAGAGCCTCCTGGAGAACCCTTAGCTGCTATGATGCTAACCATGCtaacagctgattggctgtccagCACAGATGAATGTTTGCTTTAGTTTAGGTCTGATATTCTCTAGCTAGCTGGTGCTAACTGGGTTAGTTTACCTTTAACTGAAACCAGAACCCAGGTCTGGGTTTAGTCCTGGAACCGGATGGAATATCAGCTCTAGAACTGGAGACGGGTCGACGACACGGGTCGGCACCGGTCCAGTCAGAGACTCGATCCCGGTTCTCCATTATTCATCCAGAGAGACGGAGCCCGAGATCAACCGGTTTGGTCCTGGGGCCGAttcggttctggttctggacccAGGTCGGTTCCCGGGTCCCTAGGGGCCCATCTGTGTCTCCTCTGACCCATGTTCTGGTCCTGCAGGTCCGCGTGTCCCAGGAGCTGAAACACACCCACGCAGAGCAGCTGGGGAGACTCCAGCTCAAGCACCAGGCGGAGTGTGACCTGCTGGAGGACCTGAGGTGGGTCGCGACCCCAGCACCGCTGACCAATCAAGAAGCTGCTTTGTGTTCAACCGTTAGCCCTGTTAGCTTGTAGCTTCATTAATAGCTATGATAGCTCCGTTAGCGATGCTATCGCTTCGGTGTAGATCTCAGATCCCACCTCCTGCTGGTCTGGATCTggtgtcctgtgattggctgcaggttGTGTGACATCACCTGTGGCTGAGAGCTGTGTGGTGTCACATGTTCACCGACTGGGGGCGGAGCTGACGTCCCATTGGCTCTTGGCTCCTTGTCTGCGGTCGCTGTTAGAACCTCCAGACATCTGGAGCTGAAGGTCACAGAGACCCTCcagatgttctgtgtgtgtgtgtgtgtgtgtgtgtgtgtgtgtgtgtgtgtgtgtgtgtgtgtgtgtgtgtgtgtgtgtgtgtgtgtgtgtggtggggggggtcgcTAACGCTAGCACTCTGAGACCTCTGACGAGAAATGATTCAGCAGACTGGAAACAGAGTCAGCTGTcagccagagtgtgtgtgaaagaaaggaagtgtgtgtgtgtgtgtgtgtgtgtgtgggggggggggttaggaaTCCAGATAATTTGACTCCAGTGGTCACGTCCCAACATGTGTGGGTGAGCAGCGAATCAGCTCTGAACCGTTTAGGAACAGCCTGTTAGTCCTGTTAGCCCTGCTAGCTTTGTTAGCACTGTTAGCTCTGTTAACCCCATCAGCACTGTTAGCTGCTCTAACCCACAAGCTAGAGAGTGTCGCTGCTGACatgcagtgcattctgggagttGTCGGTTCATTCTAGTCTTACTGCAGCGGTGAACTGCTCCTTCAACGCTTCAGGATTAAACtagtgtgtgatgtcacatcctGTTGGGACAGGAAGACACAGTCTGGTCCTCTGTGGCTGGACCTCCTGACCCCTGGGGGGTCGTTCAGGACTTCCTATCCGTCAGGAGGTTCCTCCCCGGGTCCAACTGGAGAACGTTCCCGTTCTGTTGTgacgtgtgtttgtttcttgttctctGGTCTCATCGTCTCTGTTCTCTGGTTCTCCTTCAGGACCTTCAGCCAGAAGAAAGCAGCTGTGGAGAAAGACTACGCTCAGGTACCGCCCAGTTCAGCtctactggtgttactggtgttactggtgttactggttgttactggtgtaactggttgttactggtgttactggtgttactggtgttactggtgttactggtgttactgatTGTTACTGGTGTAACtggttgttactggtgttactggtgttactgatTGTTACTGGTGTAACtggttgttactggtgttactggtgttactggtgttactggtgttactgatTGTTACTGGTGTAACtggttgttactggtgttactggttgttactggtgtaactggttgttactggtgttactggtgttactggtgttactggtgttactggttgttactggtgtaactggttgttactggtgttactgattgttactggtgttactggtgttactgatTGTTACTGattgttactggtgttactggttgttactggtgttactggttgttactggtgtaactggttgttactggtgttactggttgttgctggtgttactggtgttactggtgttactgatTGTAACtggttgttactggtgttactggttgttgctggtgttactggtgttactggtgttactggtgttactggtgttactggtgttactgatTGTTACTGattgttactggtgttactggttgttactggtgtaactggttgttactggtgttactggttgttgctggtgttactggttgttactggtgttactggttgttactggttgttactggtgttactggttgttGCTGgctgttactggtgttactgattgttactgttgttactggtgttactggttgttactggtgttactggttgttactggtgttactggttgttactggtgttactggttgttactggtgttactggttgttactggttgttactggtgttactggttgttactggtgttactggttgttactgGTATTATACGTGTTTGTTACAGGTGTTACTGGAGTTACtggttgttactggttgttactggtgttactggtgtttgttacaggtgttactggtgttactggttgttactggttgttactggtgttactggtgttactggttgttactggttgttactggtgttactggtgttactggttgttactggtgttactggtgttactggtgttacacGTGTTTGTTacaggtgttactggtgttactggttgttacttgtgttactggtgtttgttacaggtgttactggtgttactggttgttactggttgttactggtgttactggtgttactggtgttactggtgtttgTTACAGGtgttactggttgttactggttgttactggtgttactggtgttactggttgttactggttgttactggtgttactggttgttactggttgttactggtgttactggttgttactggtgttactggttgttactggtgttacaGGTGTTACACGTGTTTGTTACAGGTgttactggtgtgactggtgttactggttgttactggtgttactggtgtgaCTGGGGGTTACTGGTGGTTGTGGGTCGTGACCCCAGTCCCACCGTCTCCATCCTTCTCATGAAGCTCCAGCAGCTCAGAACCTTCAGGATCTCCTGGGTCGTGGGGGGGTGTTCCATCCCGTTGGCTGAAGGAGGCTCAGTGTGTCCTCACACCTGCAGCCGTCAGCTGGCTCTTTTCAGGGGGGGTTGTTTTTGGTGgggttctcctcttcctctcagcgCTCCATTCAGCTGCGTCTACTAGCCGCCCCCCCAATCAATGAGCCCGTTTGTGGCGGCGTGAACGTTTGCCACCGGCGTCGCCATGGCGACTGTGACGGGTCCTGAACCCACGGGGGTCGGTGGAATCACGTCCTCCAGATTTAAACCGGTTCAGACCCGACCAGCAGCTTCACACCACAGCGAATCGATTCAGCGTCGTCACGGCGACGAGCCGCATCAGAGCGGCTTCCTGGTGAACACGTTCAACCAATAGGGGGCCGTCTCCATTTCTTTAATCTGGTTGGGGTTTGTTGTGCTGCTTCTTGCTCTGTGGGGCATTTAAACCTGTTACCCCAGCCCGTCGGCTGTCTGTGGAGCCGGGGGCGTGTCCTCTGCCACACTTCCTGTTCGGCGCCCGCTTGAGGAAGTCGTTATTGCGTATGAATGACCTGTTCCTGACCTCGGCTCGTAGCTCAACTCGTCATCCTGTGTCCTGGTGAAGCCTAGATAAACCCCGCCCCTTAGCCGCatgtccaatcagagcaggaGAGAACGTATGACTGAGCTGAGATCAGTTGATTTGCTTTTCGTCGCCGCGTGGCTCAGTCGGGAGGTTTGTGTTCCTGGACGGgtcggggtcagaggtcacacccACTTTTGTTTTCCAGGCCCTCCAGAAGCTGGCCAATCAGTACCTGAAGAGGGAGTGGCATGACAGCCTGATGGACCAACGGGATCACAGGTGAGACACCTGAAGCAACTGAtgcggtgacatcatcactatgTGGTGATGAAGTCATCATCAGGCCCGGtcagctgacttcctgtcgccCTGCAGGGACGTGTTCAGCGTGTGGCGGTCCTACCTGGAGGGGGCGGTCCAGGTGACCCAGTCCAGGATCAGGACCTGTGAGAACTACAAGCTGCAGGTGTCGGACCCGGCCAAGACGGGCCGTCTgcagaaggagcagcagctgaggaaGGTGAGGCATTGTGGGTAACGGGCGGGGCCAGGTCTACGGGTTCAGTCTGACtgccccccccgaccccccagtGCGTGGAGCAGCTGGCGGCGGTGCAGGCGGAGCTGCAGCAGTCGATGAAGGAGCTGACCAAGAGCAGGAAGAAGTACCAGGAGGCGGAGTCAACGGCGCAGGCGGTGCGAGAGAAGGCGGAGCTGGATGCCAAGTAGGAGCCCGTCGCCATGGGAACGCTAGCTAGTGGATGCTAACTGTTAGCTAACATGTTCCTGTGTTCCAGGTCCAAGCTGAGTCTGTTCCAGTCCCGCTCCAGCCTGCAGAGGGCGACGGTGAAGGTAGGACAcgctacatgctaatgctactgcTCGTTTAGTGTGGCGGCGTTTCCGCATCTCCATGGTAACGGTGAATGCTCTCCTTCCAGCTCAAAGCCAAGCGGAGCGAATGTAACTCCAAAGCGACGCACACCAGGAACGACTACCTGCTAACGCTAGCCGCCGCTAACGCCCACCAGCGCCGCTACTACGACACCGACCTCACCGACGCCATCAAGGTGAGGTCGACCACCGGCTCTAAGGAGGCCGGTGGGACAGTCATGTGACGTAACGCCCCGAACCCCCCCCGTCTGCAGGTGCTGGACGGACGCGTCTACGACCAGGTGAGGGGCTACCTGACGGCGCTGTGTGCGGcggagctggaggcggagcaGAGCGTCCACGACACCTTCAGCCGCCTGCTCGGCAGCGCACAGGGGGTGAGTCGTCACGCCGGGGTCTGGGTCACAGTGGGGTCGTGTCGGGGTCACAGTGGGGTCACGTCGGGGTCGCATTGGGATTAGAACACAACCAGGAGCTCCTGAGGGAACGTGACTCGTGTCTGGAGGGGGCTTCACCCCCCCGACACGATTCCTctcatctgattggttgttgttCTCTCCTGACGGCCAATCAGAACGTTTCATGCGCCGACCGTCTGAGGCAGAACGTTCTGCTCTGACCCGACCTCCTCCGCTTCCTGGAAACCTTCAGgaattagacacacacacacacagacacacacacacacacagacacacacacagacacacacacacacacagacacacacacagacacacacacacagacacacacacacacacacacacacacacacacacagacacacacacacagacacacagacacacacagacacacacacacacacacacacacacacacacacacacacacacagacacacacacacacacacagacacacacacacacacacacagacacacacacacacacacacacacacagacacacacacacacacacagacacacacacacagacacacacacacacacacacagacacacacacacacacagacacacacacacagacacacacacacacacacacacagacacacacacacacacacacacagacacacacacacacacacacagacacacacacacacacacacacacacagacacacacacacacacacacacacagacacacacacacacacacacagacacacacacacagacacacagacacagacacacacacagacacacacacacacacacacacacacacacacagacacacacacacagacacacacacacacacacacacagacacacacacacagacacacacacacacacacacacacacacagacacacacacacacacacacacagacacacacagacacacacacacacacacacacacacacacacagacacacacacacagacacacacacagacacacacacacagacacacacacacacacacacagacacacacacacacacacacacacacacacagacacacacacacagacacacacacacacacacacacacacagacacacacacacacacacacacacacacacacacacacacacacacagacacacacacacacacagacacacacacacacacacagacacacacacacacacacacacacacacacacacagacacacacacacacacacacacacacacacacacacacacacacacacacagacacacacacacacacagacacacacacagacacacacacacacacacacacacacacagacacacacacacacacacacacagacacacacacacacacacacacacacacagacagacagacagacagacagacacacacacacacacacacacacagacacacacagacacacagacacacacagacacacacagacacacacacacacacacacacacacacacacacacacacacagacacacacagacacacacacacacacacacacacacacacacacacacacacacacacacacacacacacagacacacacagacacacacacacacacacagacacacacagacacacacacagacacacacagacacacacagacacacacacagacacacacacacacacacacacacacacacacagacacacacacacacacacacagacacacacacacacacacacacacacagacacacacacagacacacacacacacacacacacacacacacacacacacacacacacagacacacacacacacacacacagacacacacacacacacacacagacacagacacacacacagacacacacacacacagacacacacacagacacacacacacacacacacacacacacactctcgtTGAGTCTCTGATCTTGTCTCAGGTCCATCAGGAGTTCCACCAGCAGCTGTTGGTCCAGAACGACGTCCTGTTCCAGAAGGCTccagacttcctgtttcagcccGCCGACTCGGATACGGTGAATAAACGCTGCATTTATGGGATGTGTTGAGTTCATCTTTTAACGACTAGGCGTTGTCATGGTTACGCCTGTTTAACGGTTCGTTGGACGAAGCGTAATGTAAAGGAAACGATCGTTTCAGTCGACCCTAAAAGTTCGAGAAGAACCTgggcagaaacaggaagttgcgTCGTAGGTCTGCTCCGGtaggttaccatgacaacaccCAACCAGATGAGGAAGGAGGTGATTGCACACGTCGGTCTGGTTGtgataacacacacagagctgaaaGGCATCATGGGAGGAAAGAGAACAATACCGCCGACCCAGCAGAACACGAGGGGTCAAACCCGTTCCGGTGTgggaggctccgcccctccagGACCAGGTGACCCAGCATACCTGAGGGAAACATGCTGTCGGGTCATCAGCTGGAACGACGTgagctctgctctgattggctgattgtgTTCAGGTGGTTTGTGCTTAAGGTCAGACTGGTTCCAGTCAGACCGGTGCTAGGGCCCCCAGCGGACTGGTTCCAGTCAGACCGGTGCTAGGGCCCCCAGCGGACCGGTTCCAGTCAGACCGGTGCTAGGGCCCCCAGCGGACTGGTTCCAGTCAGACCGGTGCTAGGGCCCCCAGCGGACTGGTTCCAGTCAGCGGACTGGTTCCAGTCAGACCGGTGCTAGGGCCCCCAGCGGACTGGTTCCAGTCAGACCGGTGCTAGGGCCCCCAGCGGACTGGTTCCAGTCAGACCGGTGCTAGGGCCCCCAGCGGACTGGTTCCAGTCAGCGGACTGGTTCCAGTCAGACCGGTGCTAGGGCCCCCAGCGGACTGGTTCCAGTCAGACCGGTGCTAGGGCCCCCAGCGGACCGGTTCCAGTCAGACCGGTGCTAGGGCCCCCAGCGGACTGGTTCCAGCCAGCGGACTGGTTCCAGGTGAACTGGTCTGTTTGGACTCTGAACGTCATAAATGATAAGGCGGTCGTAAACCGActgaaccaatcaggttctagATCCACCTGATGGTGAAGGGGGCCCTAGCACCGGTCTGatctgtgttctgattggtccgcTGGTCTACGGTCCGGTCTGAACTGGACTCTGCTGGTCCTCCGCTCCGCTGGACACTGGGCAGTTTGTTCACgctggagtcactgctctgtttTCATTGGCTGTCAAACAAGCAGCAGCCTGTTCCTAAAGAAAACACTAGtggacccccccgcccccgacTGAGGGAtccggtgggggggcggggcaggagCTGGACCGGACCGGCTGTGAAAAGGGGGCTTTGTGTGGCGGCGGCGTAGCGTCTGAGGAGAGAACCCTccacaccagcagggggcagcactcAAACCAGCCTAGCACTCGTGCTAATGGCTAACACGCTCATTCCATCACTTCCTCTCGCCTCGAGTTTTCCTCCGTCACTGAATCGAGCGTCCCCATTGGCCCAGGTGGTTCCCcttcacagccaatcagagtccggttcttcttctgtggtgtttcAGGTGGTGCAGCTGCGGACGGACGGCGGCGCCAATCAGCACAGCCTGGAGAAGGAGGCGCGGCGGTGGGCGAGCCGCGTGGCGCGAGAGTACAAGAGCATCATCCACAGCCAGAGGGTGAGGGGGGGGCCcagaggtgatgatgtcatcagcccgCAGCTGGAggcgctaatgctaacgctaagtgTCGAATAGCAGCAGACGGGTAGAGAATGATATGAACGAATATTCTACGGTCCTCCTgacttcttctgtggtgtccaTCAGTTTGATGGACTTTAGTCTCCACTGGGGGGTCAGAGTGGGGATagaccatcaatcaatcaatcaatcaaacttgaTTTATACAGCGCTTGATCGAGGCCATAAAGACTAGAAGTACCAAAGGACCATAGATCAGGAGCTAATAAAGTTTAGGTGacgtttcctgtttgtgttcagcTGCTGGAGGATTATGGGATGCAGGACTCGGAGCTGACCTCCGGTGACCTGGAGACCAGGATGGAGGTGACGCGTCAGAGCCTGAGGAGGGCAGAGGTAggtgtgggggggctgggggtcCTGGGGGgcggcgccccctgctggggagCGGGAGAGGTGATGGGTTGGGGGGGTGTTTCCTGTCCCAGTCCCGCTCAgggctctgcccccccccagacggTGAAGCTGAAGGCGGAGGCGCGTCTGGAGCTGCTCAGACAGGCGGGCGTTGCCGTGGAGACGTGGCTGAAGAGcgccatgaaccaggtgatggaggagctggagaacgAGCGCTGGAACAGCCTGAGTACCCACGATCCTTCACTCTCCGTAAGGACCACCTGACGGCTCGTGTCAGGGGGGGTCACGTGTGGCGGGTGGGctcgtctgattggtcgtctGCCTTCAGGGGACGGCCgacctggagcaggaggacgaggaggagacggaggacaGCGGGGAGGTGCTGGACGACAGCAGCTCCAGCCCCTCCAGCACCCTGAAGAACTACCCCCTCACCTGCAAGGTGCTCTACTCCTACAAGGTAGGGTACTACCCCCCAGGGTACGACAGAACTACCCCCTGAAGTACTGCAGTCCTACAAGGTACACAACTACAGGAACACAGATGTGACTGAGGACAGGACGGATGAAGACGCCTGAGGACAGAGACGCAGCAAAAATCCCAACATTTGTACCAAAATGGACGTGATTGtttccatgggggggggggggcacggctTAATGTCAGCACCAAGACTAAACAATGAGGAGCAGCTGAGACACGTTTGTGTTCACAGGGTTCAGTCCTGGTGGAGGGCGTCCTCAGGGGGGAGAGGAAGTAAAGGAAACATCCGATTTATGGATAAaacttttaatgacattttattataaaataatagagaattttaaacttttctctCTTTACTTCAATAGTTTTGATGTTGTTCTTTATGaaacattaaattaacagttttagtCTTTGTATTGATCTATTGGCTAAAGTCAATCCTTGCGTCGCTTCGATTGTATATTCTGTTTACTTTTGGGACGCACACATTTAATTGAAGCgcatcccatgatgcactgctcTCTGGAGGTAGTCAAGGGGGCGATGTCTGTAGGTTCtgagtcatccaggtcatggttgtcCAGGAGCTGTTTAAGTCGATCCACTCCAGCTCCAACTGAAGACGTCTGTTGGATGAACGTCTGGACCAGGAGGCGCTGCTCCCTCCCACCTGGTGGGGGCAGCGTTTCCAGCAGA is part of the Antennarius striatus isolate MH-2024 chromosome 13, ASM4005453v1, whole genome shotgun sequence genome and harbors:
- the LOC137605815 gene encoding F-BAR and double SH3 domains protein 2-like isoform X2; amino-acid sequence: MQPPPRKVRVSQELKHTHAEQLGRLQLKHQAECDLLEDLRTFSQKKAAVEKDYAQALQKLANQYLKREWHDSLMDQRDHRDVFSVWRSYLEGAVQVTQSRIRTCENYKLQVSDPAKTGRLQKEQQLRKCVEQLAAVQAELQQSMKELTKSRKKYQEAESTAQAVREKAELDAKSKLSLFQSRSSLQRATVKLKAKRSECNSKATHTRNDYLLTLAAANAHQRRYYDTDLTDAIKVLDGRVYDQVRGYLTALCAAELEAEQSVHDTFSRLLGSAQGVHQEFHQQLLVQNDVLFQKAPDFLFQPADSDTVVQLRTDGGANQHSLEKEARRWASRVAREYKSIIHSQRLLEDYGMQDSELTSGDLETRMEVTRQSLRRAETVKLKAEARLELLRQAGVAVETWLKSAMNQVMEELENERWNSLSTHDPSLSGTADLEQEDEEETEDSGEVLDDSSSSPSSTLKNYPLTCKVLYSYKASQPDELTIEEQEVLEVIEDGDMEDWVKARNRAGQVGYVPEKYLQLPSSSSLLSVLQALAALDARSHSSTEPDGEPPPDGDARGESPPAVGPVPGGATRLTPPPLAVSLARALYDYAGQTEGELSFPEGAVIRVLSRLPGEDDGFWEGELNGVVGVFPAVLVEDLTGGEDPQAGPSPLAPPSPFQVRPPLSSPLQASSPQSSPCSSTSSPTGRPPAYHNGHHRPAPHKSPAQGSHQPPRYPETGSGSIRPVRAAPPPPKQHPRGQVKRREEVEITLV
- the LOC137605815 gene encoding F-BAR and double SH3 domains protein 2-like isoform X4 — its product is MQPPPRKVRVSQELKHTHAEQLGRLQLKHQAECDLLEDLRTFSQKKAAVEKDYAQALQKLANQYLKREWHDSLMDQRDHRDVFSVWRSYLEGAVQVTQSRIRTCENYKLQVSDPAKTGRLQKEQQLRKCVEQLAAVQAELQQSMKELTKSRKKYQEAESTAQAVREKAELDAKSKLSLFQSRSSLQRATVKLKAKRSECNSKATHTRNDYLLTLAAANAHQRRYYDTDLTDAIKVLDGRVYDQVRGYLTALCAAELEAEQSVHDTFSRLLGSAQGVHQEFHQQLLVQNDVLFQKAPDFLFQPADSDTVVQLRTDGGANQHSLEKEARRWASRVAREYKSIIHSQRLLEDYGMQDSELTSGDLETRMEVTRQSLRRAETVKLKAEARLELLRQAGVAVETWLKSAMNQVMEELENERWNSLSTHDPSLSGTADLEQEDEEETEDSGEVLDDSSSSPSSTLKNYPLTCKVLYSYKASQPDELTIEEQEVLEVIEDGDMEDWVKARNRAGQVGYVPEKYLQLPSSSSLLSVLQALAALDARSHSSTEPDGEPPPDGDARVSLARALYDYAGQTEGELSFPEGAVIRVLSRLPGEDDGFWEGELNGVVGVFPAVLVEDLTGGEDPQAGPSPLAPPSPFQVRPPLSSPLQASSPQSSPCSSTSSPTGRPPAYHNGHHRPAPHKSPAQGSHQPPRYPETGSGSIRPVRAAPPPPKQHPRGQVKRREEVEITLV
- the LOC137605815 gene encoding F-BAR and double SH3 domains protein 2-like isoform X1, which translates into the protein MQPPPRKVRVSQELKHTHAEQLGRLQLKHQAECDLLEDLRTFSQKKAAVEKDYAQALQKLANQYLKREWHDSLMDQRDHRDVFSVWRSYLEGAVQVTQSRIRTCENYKLQVSDPAKTGRLQKEQQLRKCVEQLAAVQAELQQSMKELTKSRKKYQEAESTAQAVREKAELDAKSKLSLFQSRSSLQRATVKLKAKRSECNSKATHTRNDYLLTLAAANAHQRRYYDTDLTDAIKVLDGRVYDQVRGYLTALCAAELEAEQSVHDTFSRLLGSAQGVHQEFHQQLLVQNDVLFQKAPDFLFQPADSDTVVQLRTDGGANQHSLEKEARRWASRVAREYKSIIHSQRLLEDYGMQDSELTSGDLETRMEVTRQSLRRAETVKLKAEARLELLRQAGVAVETWLKSAMNQVMEELENERWNSLSTHDPSLSGTADLEQEDEEETEDSGEVLDDSSSSPSSTLKNYPLTCKVLYSYKASQPDELTIEEQEVLEVIEDGDMEDWVKARNRAGQVGYVPEKYLQLPSSSSLLSVLQALAALDARSHSSTEPDGEPPPDGDARGESPPAVGPVPGGATRLTPPPLAVSLARALYDYAGQTEGELSFPEGAVIRVLSRLPGEDDGFWEGELNGVVGVFPAVLVEDLTGGEDPQAGPSPLAPPSPFQVRPPLSSPLQASSPQSSPCSSTSSPTGRPPAYHNGHHRPAPHKSKTQRLVNQSPCRHGNMMMMMCSGPAQGSHQPPRYPETGSGSIRPVRAAPPPPKQHPRGQVKRREEVEITLV
- the LOC137605815 gene encoding F-BAR and double SH3 domains protein 2-like isoform X3; this translates as MQPPPRKVRVSQELKHTHAEQLGRLQLKHQAECDLLEDLRTFSQKKAAVEKDYAQALQKLANQYLKREWHDSLMDQRDHRDVFSVWRSYLEGAVQVTQSRIRTCENYKLQVSDPAKTGRLQKEQQLRKCVEQLAAVQAELQQSMKELTKSRKKYQEAESTAQAVREKAELDAKSKLSLFQSRSSLQRATVKLKAKRSECNSKATHTRNDYLLTLAAANAHQRRYYDTDLTDAIKVLDGRVYDQVRGYLTALCAAELEAEQSVHDTFSRLLGSAQGVHQEFHQQLLVQNDVLFQKAPDFLFQPADSDTVVQLRTDGGANQHSLEKEARRWASRVAREYKSIIHSQRLLEDYGMQDSELTSGDLETRMEVTRQSLRRAETVKLKAEARLELLRQAGVAVETWLKSAMNQVMEELENERWNSLSTHDPSLSGTADLEQEDEEETEDSGEVLDDSSSSPSSTLKNYPLTCKVLYSYKASQPDELTIEEQEVLEVIEDGDMEDWVKARNRAGQVGYVPEKYLQLPSSSSLLSVLQALAALDARSHSSTEPDGEPPPDGDARVSLARALYDYAGQTEGELSFPEGAVIRVLSRLPGEDDGFWEGELNGVVGVFPAVLVEDLTGGEDPQAGPSPLAPPSPFQVRPPLSSPLQASSPQSSPCSSTSSPTGRPPAYHNGHHRPAPHKSKTQRLVNQSPCRHGNMMMMMCSGPAQGSHQPPRYPETGSGSIRPVRAAPPPPKQHPRGQVKRREEVEITLV